The following coding sequences are from one Gemmobacter sp. 24YEA27 window:
- a CDS encoding ATP-binding cassette domain-containing protein — MSEAALPLLLERVVVHHGAQDRRMVLDHVDLTVAPGERLCILGESGSGKTTLLEVISGFRRPDAGRVRLFDIDPAGAADRVRARLRRQQLGFIFQDYALIEGLTALANIDMPLRLDGVRAEALISVRRNGWQPLASRILLRCPPARFRGAKSNAWPLPAPQSMRPA, encoded by the coding sequence ATGAGTGAGGCCGCGCTGCCGCTCCTTCTTGAGCGGGTTGTGGTGCATCATGGTGCCCAGGACCGCCGGATGGTGCTGGACCATGTCGATCTGACCGTCGCGCCCGGCGAGCGGCTTTGCATCCTTGGCGAAAGCGGTTCGGGAAAGACCACGCTTCTGGAGGTGATCAGCGGTTTCCGGCGCCCGGATGCCGGGCGGGTGCGCCTTTTCGACATTGATCCGGCGGGGGCCGCAGACCGGGTTCGTGCCAGGCTGCGCCGTCAGCAGCTGGGGTTCATCTTCCAGGATTATGCTCTGATCGAAGGGCTGACGGCGCTTGCCAATATCGACATGCCCCTGCGGCTTGACGGCGTCCGGGCCGAGGCGCTCATCAGCGTGCGGCGGAACGGCTGGCAGCCCTTGGCCTCACGCATCTTGCTGCGGTGCCCGCCAGCGCGCTTTCGGGGGGCGAAAAGCAACGCGTGGCCTTTGCCCGCGCCACAATCCATGCGCCCCGCCTGA
- a CDS encoding ABC transporter permease, with protein sequence MLTFPMLSAQKVSRGHTDADHLAPWTEEALKAAFAGAGISVSPYSRQFASIAELPAAGMVEILTSDPHFPLAYRLSLSPDRKPEPGSCLMGRRLADQLKGTLPEWLHFGTMRCRLAGVFDGETRPPFWTLDRAVLRLAARDRVMAEETILWSSYLQADTAVLSEADLRAGLAPWLEAGAVEIWSSQHHAERAAGILAIYNFVAAAISGVALGLCAFAIATTFMFSVSEQRREIAIRRAIGATQWQIIGHVQTEIAALVLGGLLTGMIGGKYLGLYLLAQMQGAGLLDPAAHAVLSPVGLIQLAAMFLAAGVTAGLIPAIVAARIDPAIVLRGG encoded by the coding sequence GTGCTGACTTTTCCGATGCTCTCGGCACAGAAGGTCAGCCGGGGCCACACGGACGCGGACCATCTCGCCCCCTGGACGGAGGAGGCGCTGAAAGCCGCCTTTGCCGGGGCGGGGATCTCCGTCTCGCCCTATTCGCGGCAATTTGCCTCGATTGCCGAACTGCCTGCCGCCGGCATGGTGGAAATCCTGACAAGCGATCCGCATTTCCCTTTGGCCTACCGGCTGAGCCTCAGCCCCGATCGCAAGCCGGAGCCGGGAAGCTGCCTGATGGGTCGCCGCCTTGCTGATCAGCTAAAGGGAACGCTGCCCGAATGGCTGCATTTTGGCACCATGCGCTGCAGGCTTGCCGGCGTCTTTGACGGTGAGACCCGCCCGCCTTTCTGGACGCTCGACCGGGCTGTTCTGCGGCTGGCCGCGCGTGACCGGGTCATGGCGGAGGAGACCATTCTCTGGAGCAGCTATCTGCAGGCGGATACCGCCGTTTTGAGCGAGGCGGATCTGCGCGCGGGCCTGGCCCCCTGGCTGGAGGCCGGGGCGGTGGAAATCTGGTCCAGCCAGCATCACGCCGAACGCGCGGCGGGTATCCTGGCAATCTACAATTTCGTAGCAGCCGCAATCAGTGGTGTCGCATTGGGCCTTTGTGCTTTCGCGATTGCCACAACCTTCATGTTCTCGGTGTCGGAGCAACGCCGGGAAATCGCCATTCGCCGCGCGATAGGGGCGACGCAATGGCAGATCATCGGCCATGTTCAGACCGAGATCGCAGCCCTGGTTCTTGGTGGTCTGCTGACAGGTATGATCGGCGGCAAATATCTCGGCCTGTATCTCCTGGCGCAGATGCAGGGGGCCGGATTGCTGGACCCGGCGGCACATGCGGTTCTGTCTCCTGTCGGCCTTATCCAGCTTGCAGCCATGTTTCTGGCGGCAGGCGTCACGGCGGGTCTGATCCCCGCCATTGTCGCCGCCCGAATTGACCCTGCCATCGTGCTGCGCGGCGGCTGA